A single window of Treponema denticola ATCC 35405 DNA harbors:
- a CDS encoding response regulator transcription factor, translated as MICIVCKSEFLAADIRAICLSHVNETIKILPQSLLLHTLTNEDVRLVFFDSSLFTDTASFRKKSPHTQFVVISSIGDEGLAEKALICGASDFLLCPFTEKGVTICL; from the coding sequence ATGATATGTATTGTATGCAAATCCGAATTTTTGGCAGCCGATATAAGAGCAATATGTCTTTCTCATGTAAACGAAACAATTAAGATTTTGCCTCAATCTTTGCTTTTGCATACATTAACAAATGAAGATGTCCGCCTCGTTTTTTTTGATTCAAGCCTTTTTACGGATACGGCTTCTTTTAGAAAAAAAAGCCCTCATACTCAATTTGTTGTTATTTCTTCTATCGGGGATGAAGGTCTTGCAGAAAAAGCTCTTATCTGCGGCGCCTCGGATTTTTTATTATGCCCATTTACGGAAAAAGGAGTTACAATCTGCTTATGA
- the prfB gene encoding peptide chain release factor 2 (programmed frameshift) gives MEDYRSNLEALKNDISNIWGRLDPEAVKAKIAEKEAITLAPDFWNDSKKAEKIMGEIKALKNRIYPWQELMDEVSDLEVLMELSEESGNEELSEEIGSNYNSVYEKYKKLSILSLLSGEVDKNDAYLTVHAGAGGTEACDWAGMLVRMYLRWCESRGFKTETIDVVEAEGGIKSATFQISGEFAFGLLKSETGIHRLVRISPFDSNGRRHTSFTSVFAFPVLDDTIEVDIRPEDLRIDTYRAGGAGGQHVNKTDSAVRITHIPTGIVVACQTQRSQISNRATAMNVLKSRLYNYYEEQKEKENMKFAAEKKGISWGNQIRSYVFQPYTMVKDHRTKYETGNIQAVMDGDIDEFINSFLNTKIEDMSIDEDDSL, from the exons ATGGAAGACTATAGATCAAATTTAGAAGCCTTAAAAAACGATATCTCTAATATTTGGGGGCGTCTT GACCCCGAGGCGGTTAAAGCAAAAATAGCCGAAAAAGAAGCTATAACCTTAGCTCCCGATTTTTGGAATGACAGTAAAAAAGCCGAAAAAATTATGGGCGAGATAAAGGCCCTTAAAAACAGAATTTATCCTTGGCAGGAGCTAATGGATGAGGTTTCCGATTTGGAAGTTTTGATGGAGCTTTCGGAAGAATCCGGCAATGAAGAACTGTCTGAAGAAATCGGCTCAAATTATAACTCGGTTTACGAAAAATATAAAAAATTAAGTATATTGAGCCTCCTTTCAGGTGAGGTCGATAAAAACGATGCCTACCTTACGGTTCATGCAGGGGCAGGGGGAACTGAGGCCTGCGATTGGGCCGGTATGCTGGTGCGCATGTATTTGCGCTGGTGCGAGTCCAGAGGCTTTAAAACGGAAACCATAGATGTGGTTGAAGCCGAGGGCGGAATAAAGTCTGCAACATTTCAGATTTCAGGCGAATTTGCCTTCGGCCTTTTAAAAAGCGAAACGGGGATTCATAGGCTGGTGCGTATCAGCCCTTTTGATTCCAACGGAAGGAGGCATACATCTTTTACATCGGTCTTTGCTTTTCCTGTCCTTGATGATACGATAGAAGTCGATATACGCCCTGAAGACTTGCGTATCGACACATACCGAGCCGGAGGGGCCGGAGGCCAACACGTAAACAAAACCGACTCAGCCGTACGTATTACCCATATTCCAACCGGAATAGTTGTTGCCTGCCAAACTCAAAGGAGCCAAATCAGCAATAGGGCTACGGCTATGAATGTTCTAAAATCAAGGCTTTATAATTATTATGAAGAACAAAAAGAAAAAGAGAACATGAAGTTTGCAGCCGAAAAAAAAGGTATTTCTTGGGGCAATCAGATAAGGTCCTATGTTTTTCAGCCTTACACAATGGTAAAAGATCACAGGACAAAGTATGAAACGGGAAACATTCAGGCTGTAATGGATGGAGACATAGACGAGTTTATAAACAGCTTTTTAAATACAAAGATTGAAGATATGAGTATTGATGAGGACGATTCTCTATGA
- a CDS encoding peptide ABC transporter substrate-binding protein has product MLHPHTAFDAGEAQILTALCEGLFVYDPYTLQPVPALAEKYSVSGGRTWRFTIRKDAKFENGKPITAQTFVDSWLNLLNPAGNHPYASLLDCIDGAADYRNGKLKNKNQVGIKAESEQVLLVTTNTEIEHLPNILCHHAFSAVEASQLEAALKFSNIERIEKLRDSFKPISSGAYKIKKFSEKELILVKNENYWDKDNVQIPQINLFLDLSKEDAIEKFNIGKIHWLSRSDVISKIGDQRCVNIDPLFATDYFFFKTSSPNIKDAEFRKALLLAVPYEELRNGYPIKAETLIFPLAGYPKIQGVNEYNLQKAQEIINKLNLNEEQKKVVIKIPENTYYQELAEILSAAWAKIGVKTEVKLISLNAYYNSLKTNDYDLGTITWIGDFADPLAFLEMFRPNSNLNDSDWKNQEFERIILKSHAEKDFKKRYEMLSKAEELLLGESVIIPISYRLSVNIIDIYSIGGWYSNAIDIHPFKFIKFIKPQPVPGLVKLSK; this is encoded by the coding sequence ATGCTTCACCCTCATACGGCCTTCGATGCCGGGGAAGCCCAAATCTTAACGGCCCTTTGTGAAGGCCTTTTTGTATATGATCCTTATACATTGCAGCCGGTTCCGGCTCTTGCCGAAAAGTACAGTGTTTCAGGCGGAAGAACATGGCGTTTTACAATCAGAAAAGATGCAAAATTTGAAAACGGAAAACCCATAACGGCTCAAACCTTTGTCGATTCATGGCTGAATCTTTTAAACCCCGCAGGCAATCATCCATATGCTTCACTTTTAGACTGCATAGACGGAGCTGCCGATTACCGTAACGGAAAACTAAAAAATAAAAATCAGGTCGGAATAAAAGCCGAAAGCGAGCAAGTTCTTTTAGTAACCACAAATACCGAAATTGAACACCTTCCCAACATTCTATGTCATCATGCCTTTTCAGCCGTTGAAGCCTCCCAGCTTGAAGCGGCCTTAAAATTTTCTAACATCGAAAGAATAGAAAAATTAAGGGACAGCTTTAAACCCATATCAAGCGGTGCCTATAAGATAAAAAAATTTTCCGAAAAAGAGCTGATTTTGGTAAAAAATGAAAATTATTGGGATAAGGATAATGTCCAGATTCCTCAAATAAACCTCTTCCTCGATTTAAGCAAGGAAGACGCTATAGAAAAATTCAATATAGGGAAGATTCATTGGCTTTCAAGAAGCGATGTGATTTCTAAAATAGGCGATCAGCGTTGTGTAAATATCGACCCTCTTTTTGCAACTGATTATTTTTTCTTTAAGACTTCATCTCCGAATATTAAGGATGCGGAGTTTAGAAAGGCCCTTCTTTTAGCTGTTCCCTATGAGGAATTACGCAATGGCTATCCCATAAAGGCTGAAACTTTGATTTTTCCCCTTGCAGGCTACCCCAAAATTCAGGGTGTAAATGAATATAACCTGCAAAAAGCCCAAGAAATCATAAATAAACTTAATTTAAACGAAGAACAAAAAAAGGTGGTAATTAAAATACCCGAAAATACATATTATCAAGAATTAGCCGAAATTCTATCGGCCGCATGGGCAAAAATCGGGGTAAAAACCGAAGTTAAGCTTATTTCTTTGAATGCTTATTATAACAGCCTAAAAACAAATGATTACGATTTGGGAACAATCACTTGGATAGGGGACTTCGCAGACCCTCTGGCCTTTTTGGAGATGTTCCGGCCGAATTCCAACCTCAATGACTCGGACTGGAAAAATCAGGAATTTGAAAGAATAATCCTCAAGTCCCATGCCGAAAAAGACTTTAAAAAACGATACGAAATGTTGAGCAAGGCAGAAGAGCTCTTGCTGGGAGAGAGCGTGATTATTCCGATATCCTATAGGCTAAGCGTAAATATTATCGATATTTATTCCATAGGCGGCTGGTATTCAAATGCAATAGATATACACCCCTTTAAGTTTATAAAATTTATTAAGCCTCAGCCGGTGCCGGGGCTCGTAAAATTAAGTAAATAG
- a CDS encoding BrnA antitoxin family protein, translated as MAIVTSVLHGNEKPTKEQIEEIRRAAKMPIVYDEDCPPLTKEQIKEFARIAKEQRKLRKKQVVAIRLSPETAEKVKALGKGYSSVLSRIIDEAFRNPELLQKCL; from the coding sequence ATGGCAATAGTTACATCGGTTTTACATGGTAACGAAAAACCGACCAAAGAACAAATTGAAGAGATTAGGCGTGCCGCAAAGATGCCTATTGTATACGATGAAGATTGCCCACCCTTAACCAAGGAGCAAATAAAGGAATTTGCACGTATAGCCAAAGAACAGCGAAAGCTTCGAAAAAAACAGGTAGTAGCAATCAGGCTTTCACCCGAAACCGCTGAAAAAGTCAAAGCCCTAGGTAAAGGCTACAGCTCTGTGTTAAGCCGTATCATTGATGAGGCCTTTCGAAACCCCGAACTCCTGCAAAAATGTTTATAA
- a CDS encoding BrnT family toxin, whose amino-acid sequence MENGNTTQRLFEWDYEKEQRNMKIHKISFETARLVFNDNNRIELFDINHSGAEDRIITIGKVDKVLFVVYTERGEKTRIISARAATKAERRLYGNSYIGFTW is encoded by the coding sequence ATGGAAAACGGAAATACAACACAGCGTCTTTTTGAATGGGATTACGAGAAAGAACAGCGTAATATGAAAATACATAAAATCTCATTTGAAACCGCAAGACTCGTTTTCAATGATAACAACCGAATTGAATTATTCGATATAAACCACAGCGGGGCAGAAGACCGTATTATCACAATAGGAAAAGTAGACAAAGTACTTTTCGTTGTTTACACCGAACGAGGAGAAAAAACACGGATCATATCCGCAAGAGCCGCAACAAAAGCGGAAAGGAGACTTTATGGCAATAGTTACATCGGTTTTACATGGTAA
- a CDS encoding SufS family cysteine desulfurase, producing the protein MYKNDFPLLMQNPNIHYLDSAATAQRPMPVIEGIKEYFLQSNGNAGRGSHSLAIASSILVEETRKKTAEFIGADKIESIIFTKNSTEALNIIAYCYGLSNLKTGDEILLAVSNHHANLVPWQFVAKQTGAAVKFIYLNKNGTLDINDFKAKLSSKTKVVAISSVVNATGIINPVEEVIKLSHESGAVVVVDAAQAIAHYKQDVSALDCDFLVFSGHKIFSDFGVGVLYGKKELLDKMPPFLYGGDMINFVTEESSEFKEAPYKYEGGTHDTAAIVSLKHAIEYIEKIGYANIEKTVKELDSYALSELKKLDFVETYGTDAEKRAGIIAFNVKDVHSHDTSYILNEYGVMVRSGHHCTQPLMAYLNINSCCRASFSIFNTKEDIDVMITALKKVKSVFLKD; encoded by the coding sequence ATGTACAAAAACGATTTTCCATTGCTTATGCAAAATCCTAACATTCATTATTTGGATTCGGCGGCAACGGCACAAAGGCCTATGCCGGTTATAGAAGGCATAAAAGAATATTTTTTACAGTCAAACGGAAATGCGGGCCGAGGCTCTCATTCCCTTGCAATAGCCTCTTCCATATTGGTTGAAGAAACACGAAAAAAAACAGCCGAGTTTATCGGAGCCGATAAAATTGAAAGCATTATCTTTACAAAAAATTCTACCGAGGCTCTCAATATAATTGCCTATTGTTACGGCTTATCGAATCTTAAAACCGGAGATGAAATTCTATTGGCGGTATCAAACCATCATGCAAACCTCGTACCTTGGCAGTTTGTTGCAAAACAAACGGGGGCTGCCGTAAAATTTATCTATCTTAACAAAAACGGCACCTTGGATATAAATGACTTTAAGGCTAAACTTTCCTCTAAAACAAAGGTGGTCGCCATCTCAAGCGTGGTAAATGCTACAGGAATTATAAACCCTGTAGAAGAGGTAATAAAACTAAGCCATGAGAGCGGAGCCGTTGTTGTAGTCGATGCAGCCCAAGCCATTGCTCACTACAAGCAGGACGTATCAGCCCTTGACTGCGACTTTTTAGTTTTTTCGGGACACAAGATTTTTTCGGACTTCGGTGTCGGGGTTCTTTACGGAAAAAAAGAGCTCTTGGACAAGATGCCGCCTTTTTTATACGGCGGAGATATGATCAACTTTGTTACAGAAGAATCAAGCGAGTTTAAGGAAGCTCCCTATAAATACGAAGGCGGAACCCACGATACAGCTGCCATAGTTTCTCTTAAACACGCAATAGAATATATCGAAAAAATCGGTTATGCCAATATAGAAAAAACCGTAAAAGAATTGGACTCTTATGCTCTTTCCGAATTAAAAAAACTTGACTTTGTAGAAACCTACGGCACCGATGCTGAAAAGAGAGCGGGTATAATCGCCTTCAATGTAAAAGACGTGCACTCGCATGACACATCCTACATCTTAAACGAATACGGTGTTATGGTTCGAAGCGGACATCATTGTACTCAGCCTCTGATGGCTTACCTAAATATAAATTCCTGCTGCCGTGCAAGTTTTTCTATTTTTAACACCAAGGAAGACATAGACGTCATGATCACAGCCTTAAAAAAAGTAAAAAGCGTTTTTTTAAAGGATTAA
- the sufU gene encoding Fe-S cluster assembly sulfur transfer protein SufU, producing the protein MDIDTIYQEMILEYSRKKENCRELSGEGVKIERGHNPSCGDDLTLLIREKDGIIEDASFLGRGCAISTASTNMLIELIKGKNAEEGKRKVEIFFKMMNGKEISEEEKEELEDAQILEYFAEMPARIKCATLSWHSADVLLNEKK; encoded by the coding sequence ATGGACATAGATACGATTTATCAGGAAATGATTCTAGAATACTCCCGAAAAAAAGAAAACTGCCGCGAACTTTCCGGCGAAGGAGTAAAGATAGAAAGAGGCCATAACCCCTCATGCGGTGATGACCTTACCCTGCTTATCCGGGAAAAAGACGGAATCATAGAAGATGCTTCTTTTTTAGGAAGGGGCTGCGCCATTTCTACGGCTTCTACAAATATGCTGATTGAACTTATAAAAGGAAAAAATGCCGAAGAAGGAAAACGCAAGGTAGAAATATTTTTTAAGATGATGAACGGAAAAGAAATTTCGGAAGAAGAAAAGGAAGAATTGGAAGATGCTCAAATCTTGGAATATTTTGCCGAAATGCCGGCACGTATAAAATGTGCAACTTTAAGCTGGCACAGTGCCGATGTTCTTTTAAACGAAAAAAAATGA
- a CDS encoding ZinT/AdcA family metal-binding protein, with the protein MSTKNFGAKLVLVLMVLAVTFTACKSMPNTIGGMKIEPGKELAAWKGEWVSLDSAKNDPSLNPVYKEAAAKMENYTVEGFKLAVEGMYRTSFSKIKFDGTNTVVFTVKDADGKEKEISSEYVYKGKVPVIGYDGYYWETFEAVKNVRGLTMAKYIICFPPHQDSEGGLLHWHVRTGGSGIDALVKADTMWWPTYVSASMTKEELVKNFKDTIGAVAGMFPKSPFEPYAKEGKWMNSSLIYDNTSAEVNAAYNKIIKEFAGKNPKGGDFTKAEIIAEMKKVYGTTDLYTHIEFVTEDGKNEFVVYKDGKEIHRAAYKRTAENASKPGLLAVVTDKKDAGMFKTISLTSAGGNPLHFHFWYGMNDADFSKIKEKPTCIPANTPNKMIAERVEKSCRKILKGIVEK; encoded by the coding sequence ATGTCTACGAAAAATTTCGGTGCAAAACTTGTATTAGTTTTGATGGTTCTTGCGGTTACTTTTACTGCATGTAAGTCGATGCCTAACACAATCGGAGGCATGAAAATTGAACCCGGTAAAGAACTTGCCGCATGGAAAGGTGAATGGGTTTCGCTGGATTCCGCAAAAAATGATCCTTCTTTAAATCCTGTATACAAAGAAGCGGCCGCCAAAATGGAAAACTATACCGTTGAAGGTTTCAAATTGGCTGTTGAAGGAATGTATAGAACATCATTTTCAAAGATAAAATTTGACGGAACAAACACTGTTGTGTTTACCGTAAAAGATGCTGATGGAAAAGAAAAAGAAATTTCTTCCGAGTATGTTTACAAGGGAAAGGTGCCTGTTATAGGTTATGACGGATATTACTGGGAAACTTTTGAAGCCGTAAAAAATGTACGCGGCCTTACTATGGCAAAATATATTATCTGTTTTCCCCCGCATCAAGATTCCGAAGGGGGACTGCTCCATTGGCATGTAAGAACAGGCGGATCCGGTATTGACGCATTGGTAAAAGCAGATACTATGTGGTGGCCTACCTATGTGTCTGCTTCAATGACAAAAGAAGAACTTGTAAAGAATTTTAAAGATACCATAGGAGCTGTTGCGGGCATGTTCCCAAAATCTCCCTTTGAGCCTTATGCAAAAGAAGGAAAATGGATGAATAGCTCTTTAATTTATGACAACACAAGTGCTGAGGTTAATGCCGCTTATAACAAAATCATTAAAGAATTTGCCGGTAAAAATCCTAAGGGCGGAGATTTTACAAAAGCTGAAATTATTGCCGAAATGAAAAAAGTATACGGCACGACAGATCTTTATACTCATATCGAATTTGTTACCGAAGACGGTAAGAACGAATTTGTAGTCTATAAGGACGGAAAAGAAATTCATCGAGCTGCTTATAAGAGAACTGCTGAAAATGCCTCCAAGCCCGGATTGCTTGCTGTGGTAACTGATAAAAAAGATGCAGGAATGTTTAAGACAATTTCTCTTACGAGTGCAGGAGGAAATCCTTTACATTTCCATTTTTGGTATGGTATGAATGATGCCGATTTTTCCAAAATTAAAGAGAAGCCTACATGTATACCTGCAAATACACCAAACAAAATGATTGCAGAGAGAGTTGAAAAATCTTGCCGCAAGATTTTAAAAGGTATTGTTGAAAAATAA
- a CDS encoding ZinT/AdcA family metal-binding protein, translating into MVNKRMGAKIALILVTLAVIFTACKTMPAAKDNKLAAGMELAAWKGEWVSADIIKNNPSLKAAYKKTAADMRFYTPEGLEAAALDMYKTPAVKAKFDGTNTVLFTYLDKDGKEIQISVKYKYLGQKADGEYPDSMWETFEAVEDKLDNANFKYFISMPPHAHGDGPKHWHARFGKYGIDNLVTGAGRWPTYYSSSTPEAELVKMFESSIPNMPKWNPASPFESYAKYGKWINSLSIFENTSKEVEAAYAKVIKEFAGKNPKGGDFTKAEIIAELQKGNKSVKDYSHMEFIVKDGKNELVFYKGNKEIFRSSYVRVGASPSKPYMTMKAERKDAGMFSLISFVVVHGKAPMLHFHLWYGNNEKEIEEFEGTPTCYRTALTDAEIAAAVEKSARTLLERLTKAKK; encoded by the coding sequence ATGGTTAATAAAAGAATGGGTGCAAAGATTGCACTTATACTGGTTACACTCGCAGTTATTTTTACTGCCTGTAAAACAATGCCTGCTGCAAAAGATAATAAGCTTGCAGCCGGAATGGAGTTGGCCGCCTGGAAGGGCGAGTGGGTTTCAGCAGATATCATAAAAAACAACCCGTCTTTAAAAGCAGCTTATAAAAAAACAGCTGCAGATATGCGCTTTTATACACCTGAAGGCCTTGAAGCTGCTGCCTTGGACATGTACAAAACACCGGCGGTAAAGGCAAAATTTGACGGTACAAACACTGTTCTTTTTACATATTTGGATAAAGACGGTAAAGAAATACAAATTTCAGTCAAATACAAGTACTTGGGACAAAAAGCTGATGGTGAGTATCCCGATTCTATGTGGGAGACTTTTGAGGCTGTAGAAGATAAGCTTGATAATGCAAACTTTAAGTATTTTATATCAATGCCTCCTCATGCTCATGGTGACGGACCAAAGCACTGGCATGCCCGTTTTGGAAAATACGGTATTGACAACCTTGTAACCGGTGCAGGAAGATGGCCTACGTACTATTCTTCATCTACACCTGAAGCTGAGCTTGTTAAGATGTTTGAATCTTCAATCCCAAATATGCCTAAATGGAATCCTGCTTCTCCCTTTGAATCCTATGCCAAGTACGGCAAATGGATCAACTCTTTATCTATTTTTGAAAATACAAGTAAAGAAGTTGAAGCTGCCTATGCAAAGGTTATAAAAGAATTTGCAGGCAAAAATCCCAAGGGCGGAGATTTTACAAAGGCTGAAATTATTGCCGAATTACAAAAAGGAAATAAATCCGTTAAAGATTATTCCCACATGGAGTTTATTGTAAAAGACGGAAAAAATGAACTTGTTTTCTATAAAGGAAATAAAGAGATCTTTAGATCAAGCTATGTTCGTGTTGGTGCAAGTCCTTCAAAGCCGTATATGACGATGAAGGCTGAAAGAAAAGATGCCGGTATGTTTTCTTTGATTTCATTTGTAGTTGTACACGGTAAAGCTCCGATGCTGCATTTCCACTTGTGGTACGGTAATAACGAAAAAGAAATTGAAGAGTTTGAAGGAACACCTACTTGTTACAGGACAGCTCTTACAGACGCTGAAATTGCAGCAGCTGTAGAGAAATCTGCAAGAACTCTTTTAGAAAGATTAACAAAGGCTAAAAAATAA
- a CDS encoding DUF4198 domain-containing protein, with product MKKRTGIVLFLFLVSMASFAHFQMIYTPTSRVEGNSVDFKIVFTHPAESGHAMDVGKNEAGEIKGFEKFFSVHKAKIQDLLPSLKKTEFTTSENTASAYDLTLNKDNGFRGGGDWALIAVPHPYYEGAEDKYIQQITKVFINKAGLDTDWSARCAEGYPEIMPLVKPYDVWVGGLFRGTVVDSKGKPVPNAEIEVEYINFDVNMKKSKFEKKAKTKNAAAVILADENGNFSFVPHKAGYWGFAALGAGNVKEFAGKELSQDAVLWIEAVPVK from the coding sequence ATGAAAAAGCGTACAGGAATAGTTTTATTTTTATTCTTGGTATCTATGGCTTCATTTGCACACTTCCAAATGATTTATACCCCGACCTCAAGAGTTGAAGGCAACTCTGTTGATTTTAAGATTGTTTTTACACATCCTGCAGAATCAGGACACGCAATGGATGTCGGTAAAAACGAGGCCGGAGAAATCAAAGGTTTTGAAAAATTCTTTTCCGTGCACAAGGCAAAGATTCAGGATCTTCTTCCCTCATTAAAGAAAACAGAGTTTACAACTTCAGAAAATACGGCTTCAGCCTATGACCTTACCTTAAATAAGGATAACGGTTTTAGAGGAGGCGGAGACTGGGCTCTTATCGCTGTTCCTCATCCTTACTATGAAGGTGCTGAAGATAAGTATATCCAGCAGATTACCAAGGTCTTTATCAATAAGGCAGGTCTTGATACGGACTGGAGTGCAAGATGTGCCGAAGGTTATCCCGAAATCATGCCATTGGTAAAGCCTTACGATGTTTGGGTAGGCGGACTTTTCAGAGGTACTGTTGTAGACTCAAAAGGCAAGCCTGTTCCCAATGCGGAAATTGAAGTTGAATATATCAACTTTGATGTAAACATGAAAAAAAGCAAATTTGAGAAGAAGGCAAAAACAAAAAATGCCGCTGCCGTTATTTTAGCAGATGAAAACGGAAACTTCTCCTTTGTCCCTCATAAGGCCGGATACTGGGGCTTTGCTGCCCTCGGTGCAGGTAATGTAAAAGAATTTGCCGGTAAAGAACTTTCACAGGATGCCGTACTTTGGATTGAAGCAGTGCCTGTAAAATAA
- a CDS encoding DUF4198 domain-containing protein, whose amino-acid sequence MKKLFFSVLLCWTALGLFAHFQIIYTPASIIEASNNKVDFIISFTHPFDSGLTMDIGKNEAGEIKGLKEFYSVHKENKTDLMPFLKKGEFESAENKAFAYTFEFDKEAGFKGGGDWVLVAVPHPYFEAADDGYIQQITKVFINKAGLSTDWQSRVAEGYPEILPLVKPYDIWEGGVIRALVLDSDGKPVPYAQVEFENMNYDVDMTNKKFTGEPKLQKAGAGMIMADNTGVFEFIPPCPGYWGFAALRVGKEKEFGGKELSQDAVIWFEVSKIEDAAEQADSTKQADISSSDGEPSERAKPKEGFSPAALIIVILLFVVMFAWPPIFKKISDKAENK is encoded by the coding sequence GTGAAAAAGCTATTTTTTTCCGTATTGCTATGCTGGACGGCTTTGGGCCTTTTTGCTCACTTTCAAATTATTTATACTCCGGCTTCAATAATCGAAGCTTCAAATAACAAGGTTGATTTTATAATTTCTTTTACTCATCCCTTTGATTCCGGCCTTACTATGGACATCGGTAAAAATGAAGCAGGCGAAATAAAAGGCTTAAAGGAATTCTATTCCGTCCATAAAGAAAACAAGACCGACTTAATGCCCTTTTTAAAAAAGGGAGAATTTGAATCTGCGGAAAACAAGGCCTTTGCATATACCTTTGAATTTGATAAAGAGGCCGGTTTTAAGGGAGGCGGAGACTGGGTCTTGGTTGCCGTTCCTCATCCTTATTTTGAAGCAGCCGATGACGGATATATTCAGCAGATAACTAAGGTCTTTATCAACAAGGCCGGACTTTCGACCGATTGGCAGTCAAGGGTTGCCGAAGGTTATCCCGAAATTTTGCCTTTGGTAAAGCCCTACGATATTTGGGAGGGCGGTGTGATCCGTGCCCTTGTTTTGGACTCCGATGGAAAACCCGTGCCTTATGCTCAGGTTGAATTTGAAAACATGAACTACGATGTGGATATGACAAACAAGAAATTTACCGGAGAACCTAAGCTGCAAAAAGCGGGTGCCGGAATGATAATGGCCGATAATACCGGCGTTTTCGAGTTTATTCCTCCTTGTCCGGGATACTGGGGCTTTGCCGCCCTTAGAGTAGGGAAGGAAAAGGAATTCGGAGGAAAAGAACTTTCTCAAGATGCCGTTATTTGGTTTGAGGTCAGCAAGATTGAAGATGCGGCCGAACAGGCTGATAGCACAAAACAAGCCGATATATCTTCTTCTGACGGAGAGCCTTCTGAAAGAGCAAAACCCAAGGAAGGATTTTCGCCTGCGGCCCTGATAATAGTAATCTTGCTTTTTGTGGTTATGTTCGCTTGGCCGCCTATCTTTAAAAAGATTTCGGATAAGGCTGAAAATAAGTAG